In a genomic window of Chrysiogenia bacterium:
- a CDS encoding redoxin domain-containing protein: MLACQAPAAMTREIAEPVPAPDISAEHWINSAPLTLEALRGKVVLVEFWTFACWNCKNVEPHVKGWHGKFADKGLTIVGVHTPEFEREKVIENVRAYVKKNAIAYPIAIDNDYVIWRRFHNRYWPALYLIDKEGRIRYTHFGEGSYAQTEAWIEKLLAEEAPQVPKPEMVSGQNEAPTPEETEEPAPREEETSE; encoded by the coding sequence ATGCTCGCCTGCCAGGCGCCCGCCGCGATGACGCGGGAGATCGCCGAGCCGGTACCTGCCCCCGACATCAGCGCCGAGCACTGGATCAATTCCGCGCCGCTCACCCTGGAGGCGCTCCGCGGCAAGGTGGTGCTCGTCGAGTTCTGGACCTTCGCCTGCTGGAACTGCAAGAACGTCGAGCCCCATGTGAAGGGCTGGCACGGGAAATTCGCCGACAAGGGACTCACCATCGTCGGCGTTCACACGCCGGAGTTCGAGCGCGAGAAGGTCATCGAGAACGTGCGCGCCTACGTCAAAAAGAACGCGATCGCCTACCCCATCGCCATCGACAACGACTACGTCATCTGGCGGCGCTTCCACAACCGCTACTGGCCGGCGCTCTACCTGATCGACAAGGAAGGCCGCATTCGCTACACCCATTTCGGCGAGGGCAGCTACGCGCAGACCGAGGCGTGGATCGAGAAGCTGCTCGCCGAAGAGGCGCCCCAAGTGCCCAAGCCTGAAATGGTGAGCGGGCAGAATGAAGCGCCCACACCTGAAGAGACCGAAGAGCCCGCGCCGCGTGAAGAGGAAACAAGCGAGTGA
- a CDS encoding crotonase/enoyl-CoA hydratase family protein — translation MCVTIEKNGPVTTILLSRPEVKNAVDGPTAQKLADAFRAFEEDDEACVAVLHGQGGVFCAGADLKAISDGRGNRMAQTGDGPMGPSRMLLSKPVIAAVSGYAVAGGLELALWCDMRVMEEGATFGVFCRRWGVPLIDGGTVRLPRLIGLSRAMDMILTGRPVGATEALAIGLANRVVPDGAARVEAEKLAAQIAAFPQLCMRADRQSAYEQFGMDLGDAILNEFNHGLKVVQSGETLKGATKFAKGAGRHGSFGE, via the coding sequence ATGTGTGTCACGATCGAAAAGAACGGACCCGTCACGACGATTCTGCTGTCGCGTCCAGAAGTAAAAAACGCGGTGGACGGCCCCACGGCGCAGAAGCTGGCCGACGCCTTTCGCGCTTTCGAGGAAGACGACGAAGCCTGCGTTGCCGTGCTCCATGGGCAGGGCGGCGTCTTCTGCGCGGGCGCGGATCTCAAAGCCATCTCCGACGGGCGCGGCAACCGCATGGCGCAGACCGGCGACGGGCCGATGGGGCCCTCGCGCATGCTGCTTTCAAAGCCGGTGATCGCGGCGGTCTCGGGCTATGCGGTGGCCGGCGGTCTGGAGCTCGCGCTCTGGTGCGACATGCGCGTGATGGAGGAGGGCGCGACCTTCGGTGTGTTCTGCCGCCGCTGGGGCGTTCCGCTCATCGACGGCGGCACGGTGCGGCTTCCCCGGCTCATCGGTCTCTCTCGCGCGATGGACATGATTCTGACCGGCCGCCCGGTGGGCGCGACCGAGGCGCTGGCAATCGGGCTTGCCAATCGCGTCGTTCCCGACGGCGCCGCGCGCGTCGAGGCCGAAAAGCTCGCCGCGCAGATCGCCGCCTTCCCGCAGCTCTGCATGCGCGCCGATCGCCAGAGCGCCTACGAGCAGTTCGGGATGGATCTGGGCGATGCGATCCTGAACGAATTCAACCACGGCCTCAAAGTCGTGCAGAGCGGCGAGACGCTCAAGGGCGCCACCAAGTTCGCCAAGGGCGCCGGGCGCCACGGGAGTTTCGGGGAATAG
- a CDS encoding methyl-accepting chemotaxis protein: MKSRGWWLQSSDFGKHLLHEFWLPRARLQALFSLGGVFTFLFIDFYTVYGAHFGVTPLPVSEILFARFWLLLATLVYVAITWRAKEAKYSLELYVMAFTAVYSGVWDWGSYYLGYNSNTLHLMGFLTIMVTSTFVLPLLRAHRIVAISAALLIHVILDYSMESVFSGLDQIFMWGGLAGAGGFILSAAELASQPLRIQYESQEQMSNLLERLRSSNQRTGAAAERLAEAVAQVSRATTTLSSKSENASREAREISAGVEEVSATANAIAERARQSFEELERVSTYSGEVDGVMSKTVGNIEAVQQAVEDSQNNFRSMENWGGRILDFIDTIREIAAQTNMLALNASIEAARAGDQGRGFAVVADEVRTLAEDSGSKASGVGDTMDGFRRDMDALMLGLAEISETVVGFQAVFRESRASLDRIRDSVERLGVTSRDNVREAAEQARALEHITSAAAEVNDLVYSNAQASEELAATAQELGELAGDLRRIIET, encoded by the coding sequence ATGAAGAGCCGGGGCTGGTGGCTTCAGAGCTCGGACTTCGGCAAGCACCTGCTGCACGAGTTCTGGCTCCCGCGCGCGCGCCTGCAGGCGCTCTTTTCCCTGGGCGGGGTATTCACCTTTCTCTTCATCGATTTCTACACGGTCTACGGCGCCCACTTCGGCGTGACGCCCCTGCCCGTCTCCGAGATCCTCTTCGCGCGCTTCTGGCTGCTGTTGGCCACGCTGGTCTACGTCGCCATCACCTGGCGCGCGAAGGAAGCCAAGTATTCGCTGGAGCTCTACGTGATGGCGTTCACCGCCGTTTACAGCGGCGTGTGGGACTGGGGCTCGTACTACCTGGGTTATAACTCGAACACGCTGCACCTGATGGGCTTTCTCACCATCATGGTGACCTCGACCTTCGTGCTTCCGCTACTGCGCGCCCACCGGATCGTCGCGATTTCCGCCGCCCTGCTCATTCACGTGATTCTCGATTACTCGATGGAGTCGGTCTTCTCAGGGCTCGACCAGATCTTCATGTGGGGCGGGCTTGCCGGCGCGGGCGGTTTCATCCTCTCGGCCGCGGAGCTGGCCTCCCAGCCGCTGCGAATCCAGTACGAGTCGCAGGAACAGATGAGCAACCTGCTTGAGCGGCTCCGCTCTTCAAACCAGCGAACCGGCGCCGCCGCCGAGCGGCTGGCCGAAGCGGTCGCCCAGGTCTCCCGGGCGACGACGACCCTTTCGAGCAAGTCCGAAAACGCCAGCCGCGAGGCGCGCGAAATCTCCGCCGGCGTTGAAGAAGTCTCGGCCACCGCCAATGCCATTGCCGAACGCGCGCGCCAGAGCTTCGAGGAACTCGAACGGGTCTCGACCTACTCCGGCGAGGTCGACGGCGTGATGAGCAAGACCGTTGGCAACATCGAAGCGGTTCAGCAGGCAGTTGAAGATTCCCAAAACAATTTCCGGAGCATGGAAAACTGGGGCGGTCGCATTCTGGATTTCATCGACACGATTCGAGAGATCGCCGCCCAGACCAACATGCTGGCCCTCAATGCCAGCATCGAGGCCGCCCGCGCGGGCGATCAGGGTCGCGGCTTTGCCGTCGTCGCAGACGAAGTGCGCACCCTGGCGGAGGATTCGGGCAGCAAGGCCTCGGGCGTGGGCGACACAATGGACGGCTTCCGCCGCGACATGGACGCGCTGATGCTGGGGCTCGCGGAAATCTCCGAGACGGTCGTGGGTTTTCAGGCGGTGTTTCGCGAAAGCCGCGCCTCACTCGATCGTATTCGAGACTCGGTGGAGCGCCTGGGAGTGACAAGCCGCGACAACGTGCGCGAAGCAGCCGAACAGGCGCGCGCCCTCGAGCACATCACCTCGGCCGCGGCGGAGGTCAACGACCTCGTCTACTCCAACGCGCAGGCCAGTGAAGAGCTGGCCGCCACGGCGCAGGAACTGGGCGAGCTGGCCGGCGACCTGCGTCGCATCATCGAAACCTGA